Proteins encoded within one genomic window of Apis mellifera strain DH4 linkage group LG1, Amel_HAv3.1, whole genome shotgun sequence:
- the LOC726505 gene encoding uncharacterized protein LOC726505, with protein MVHLFSIRLTIIMKKIYLAVFASNVGMISYGLFFGWPSPSLSLLMQNNSSIPLTSQQATWVTSILTMGAAVGAVFCTYIINIIGRKLTLLFTTIPMIIGWMMIAFATSAWELIVGRFFCGISNGIGHMSATMYVGEISPAKIRGILTSSLIVAVKFGILIEWVIGPFLSLRDLALVSSSIPILFLVISISLPESPYHLMRHGKYQEGITSLMHLRGTMDVSKEAEIIEKYIKIDLANNTGLWELISISGNRKALIVVLGLIAIQQWSGSMAILSYAEIIFNETKNGLEGLTMILGGIQIICVAISTSVVDRYNRRTLLIFSASGVFISTFVIGLSFFLREMQLDISGIVWLPAIGTIFYIIMYAFGLGALPFTMMSEVFPTNVKALGNTIGMLCCYFCSTIVTFFYQLIAIQYGTYIAFWFFSFTTIVGIIFIYYCVPETRRKTLQEIQDQLHGYKLVAIVNMSNIKLYLVTFVVCLAQLNGGLFLGWTSPMIIDGLPFEITTSEASWLMSMFKLGMSFGCLVSIFIADFIGRKISILLAIIPTCLSWLLIVWNSTTMNLYIARFIGGVANGIIFTSGSMFVTEISPTNIRGALCSCFVLMDYCGNLLGYVIGSLGTVQQYSYVALSLALLQFVMFIWFPETPYYLLRQKKFEAAMDSLIFLRDSADISEEMDSIMVWDAGNKGTLSSIFNLISKSGGKKIIFISIGAMMLQAFSGSIILIGYQTIFENYNEELQEVYTSIILITMHLISSLVCISLVDRLGRRPLMITSTIGVSSFSFLLAIYFYAQENSIYSMDLQILPLIAILFYVVSISLGLAILPYVIINELFPIYAKVTCVSFCFYVNFMWSFIMLRVWNVVVLQYNAYSIAFLSISALNVFSIFYLVFYLPETKRKTFLQIRKNFIEE; from the exons ATGGTTCATTTGTTTTCCATACGCCTTACTATCATcatgaagaaaatatacttAGCTGTTTTTGCTA GTAATGTAGGTATGATTTCATATGGTTTATTCTTTGGCTGGCCATCACCTTCATTGTCTcttttaatgcaaaataataGTTCTATACCTTTAACATCACAACAAGCTACATGGGTTACATCCATTCTTACCATGGGTGCAGCTGTGGGTGCAGTATTTtgtacttatattataaatataattggtaGAAAATTGACTTTACTTTTCACTACGATACCAATGATAATAGGATGGATGATGATTGCTTTTGCAACGTCAGCATGG gAATTGATTGTCGGTAGATTTTTTTGTGGAATAAGTAACGGAATTGGACATATGTCTGCTACTATGTACGTAGGTGAAATTTCACCAGCTAAAATAAGAGGAATATTAACTTCATCGTTGATCGTAGCTGTAAAATTTGGTATACTGATTGAATGGGTAATAGGACCGTTTCTCTCTTTGAGAGATCTCGCACTTGTGTCATCATCAATACCAATTCTCTTCTTGGTGATTTCGATATCATTACCGGAATCTCCGTATCATTTAATGCGTCATGGGAAATATCAGGAGGGGATTACATCTCTTATGCATTTAAGAGGAACTATGGATGTTTCTAAAGAAGCTGAGATCATCgagaaatacataaaaattgatctgGCTAATAATACTGGATTGTGGGAATTGATCAGCATCTCAGGAAATCGGAA agcGTTAATAGTTGTACTGGGTTTAATCGCGATTCAACAATGGAGTGGCAGTATGGCGATACTTTCGTATgccgaaataattttcaatgagaCGAAAAACGGGTTAGAAGGCCTGACTATGATATTGGGTGGTATCCAAATAATATGTGTGGCGATCAGTACATCTGTGGTGGATCGGTACAATAGAAGGACTTTACTCATATTTTCAGCATCGGGCGTTTTCATTTCCACTTTCGTTATTGgtttatcttttttccttcggGAAATGCAATTAGACATCAGTGGGATCGTTTGGTTACCAGCTATTGGAacgatattttacattatcatGTACGCCTTCGGCTTGGGCGCACTTCCATTCACAATGATGAGCGAAGTTTTTCCTACGAATGTTAAAGCGCTTGGCAATACAATTGGAATGTTATGCTGTTATTTTTGTTCTACTATCGTCACTTTCTTTTATCAACTTATTGCTATTCAGTATGGGACATATATCGCATTTTGGTTCTTTTCTTTCACCACTATCGTgggtatcatttttatatattattgcgtGCCCGAAACGAGGAGAAAAACATTGCAAGAGATACAAGATCAATTGCatggatataaatta GTGGCAATCGTCAATATgtcaaatataaaactttatttggTCACTTTTGTCG TGTGTTTAGCTCAACTCAACGGCGGTCTATTTTTGGGATGGACGTCCCCAATGATAATCGATGGTCTTCCCTTCGAAATCACTACGAGCGAGGCTTCCTGGTTAATGTCAATGTTCAAATTAGGAATGTCATTCGGATGTCTCGTTTCGATATTCATCGCTGACTTtataggaagaaaaatttcaatattactaGCCATCATTCCTACATGCTTAAGTTGGTTATTAATAGTATGGAATTCAACAACAATG aatctgTACATCGCACGTTTCATAGGCGGTGTAGCCAACGGTATAATTTTCACGAGTGGCTCTATGTTCGTGACAGAGATCTCTCCTACGAACATTCGCGGTGCCTTGTGCAGTTGCTTCGTATTAATGGATTATTGCGGTAACCTTTTGGGCTATGTAATCGGCTCGCTTGGCACTGTGCAACAATATTCTTACGTGGCGTTGTCGTTGGCATTGTTGCAATTTGTGATGTTTATCTGGTTCCCGGAAACGCCTTATTACTTGTTGCGGCAAAAGAAATTCGAGGCAGCTATGGATTCTTTGATATTCTTACGTGATTCGGCCGACATCAGCGAGGAAATGGATTCGATCATGGTGTGGGATGCTGGCAACAAAGGAACGTTATCTTCCATCTTCAATCTAATATCTAAATCAG gtGGGAAAAAGATAATCTTCATCAGCATTGGTGCAATGATGCTGCAAGCGTTCTCAGGCTCGATCATTCTTATTGGCTATCAAACGATCTTCGAGAATTATAACGAAGAATTGCAAGAAGTTTATACGAGCatcattttaataacgatGCATCTGATCTCATCCTTGGTGTGTATTAGTTTAGTGGATCGTTTAGGGAGGAGACCTTTGATGATTACATCCACAATAGGCGTTTCCAGTTTCAGTTTTCTATTGGCTATTTACTTTTACGCGCAGGAAAACTCTATATACAGTATGGATCTACAAATATTACCTTTGATAGCGATATTGTTTTACGTTGTGAGCATCTCGTTGGGATTGGCCATTCTGCCTTACGTTATCATAAACGAATTGTTTCCGATATACGCGAAAGTAACATGTGTCAGTTTTTGCTTCTACGTAAACTTCATGTGGTCGTTCATTATGTTGCGTGTCTGGAATGTCGTCGTGTTACAATATAACGCATATTCTATTGCATTCTTGAGCATCTCCGCGCTAAACGTGTTTAGTATTTTTTACCTAGTGTTTTATTTACCAGAGACGAAAAGGAAAACGTTTTTGcaaattagaaagaatttcaTCGAAGAGTGA